The following are encoded in a window of Sinomonas cyclohexanicum genomic DNA:
- a CDS encoding integrase catalytic domain-containing protein: MATRREITKKYARGYAAASKKERGRMLDELVATTGWSRANARRQVRAAAARKGPQRAVKRAPRPRTYGYDTLRLLIRVWRLAGQPSGKYLAATMPLWLPKLEEHGEFGEDAHRLTEHTRAQLLAVSAATIDRLLKPTRDGMAPSGISGTRPGALLRNSIQVRRAGDEQEQAPGFCEADLVLHCGPTLRGEFARTMTVTDVFTGWTENIALKNGAHRWVLEAMPRIEQRLPYPLVGIDCDNGGEFINHALIGWAQDRDLYFTRSRPYRSNDNAHVEQKNGDVVRRHAFHYRYDTPAELRLLNELYDLVRVRLNMFTATTKAIGWRSNRNGKNTRVYDAPRTPYQRVLDTGVLTPAKAAELAALFEATNPAELTRKITAIQTRLIELAAAKTDALTATISRAKQDEAREPTSRAS, from the coding sequence ATGGCGACCAGGCGTGAGATCACGAAGAAGTACGCCCGCGGGTATGCGGCCGCGTCGAAGAAGGAGCGCGGGCGGATGCTCGACGAGTTGGTCGCCACGACCGGCTGGTCGAGGGCGAACGCCCGCCGGCAGGTCCGTGCGGCGGCGGCGCGGAAGGGCCCCCAGCGTGCGGTCAAGCGCGCGCCGCGGCCCCGGACGTACGGGTACGACACCCTCAGGCTCCTGATCCGGGTGTGGCGGCTGGCCGGGCAGCCCTCGGGGAAGTACCTCGCAGCGACGATGCCGCTGTGGCTGCCCAAGCTCGAGGAGCACGGCGAGTTCGGCGAGGACGCGCACCGGCTCACCGAGCACACCCGCGCCCAGCTGCTGGCCGTCTCGGCGGCCACGATCGACCGGCTGCTCAAGCCGACCCGGGACGGGATGGCGCCGTCCGGGATCTCGGGCACCAGGCCGGGGGCGCTGCTGCGCAACTCGATCCAGGTCCGCAGGGCCGGGGACGAGCAGGAGCAGGCCCCGGGGTTCTGCGAGGCCGACCTGGTCCTGCACTGCGGGCCGACCCTGAGGGGCGAGTTCGCCCGCACGATGACCGTCACGGACGTGTTCACCGGCTGGACCGAGAACATCGCGCTCAAGAACGGCGCCCACCGGTGGGTCCTGGAGGCGATGCCCCGCATCGAGCAGCGCCTGCCCTACCCGCTGGTCGGGATCGACTGCGACAACGGCGGTGAGTTCATCAACCACGCCCTGATCGGCTGGGCCCAGGACCGGGACCTGTACTTCACCAGATCCCGGCCCTACCGCTCCAACGACAACGCCCACGTCGAGCAGAAGAACGGCGACGTCGTGCGCCGCCACGCCTTCCACTACCGGTACGACACCCCGGCCGAGCTGCGCCTGCTCAACGAGCTCTACGACCTCGTCAGGGTCCGCCTGAACATGTTCACCGCGACCACCAAGGCCATCGGCTGGAGGTCCAACCGGAACGGAAAGAACACCCGCGTCTACGACGCCCCACGCACCCCCTACCAGCGCGTCCTCGATACCGGCGTGCTCACCCCAGCGAAGGCCGCCGAGCTCGCCGCCCTCTTCGAGGCCACCAACCCCGCCGAGCTCACACGGAAGATCACCGCCATACAGACCCGGCTCATCGAACTCGCAGCCGCCAAGACCGACGCGCTCACCGCCACCATTTCGCGAGCAAAACAAGATGAGGCACGCGAACCAACCTCGCGAGCATCTTGA
- a CDS encoding MFS transporter, translating into MTTPPTGELAAPRLIRSRPFLAFWLGQGISQLGVQLGQLALPVLAVSLLGAGEMDLGVLNAASMAAFLIVGLPAGAWVDRWLKRRTMIRADLVRMAAMFAVPLLWWAGALQMWHLYVVAAVVGVATVFFDVAYQSYIPLLVHRTQVPDANGKLESTAQVARMGGPALGGFLLTLVSAPVLFAAEAAGYLASALCLGRVRDSEKAAERAEGSSLWAEIREGTAFVARHGLIRRVVACTALSNLFSSVLWVLMPLVILRELGLGPVGLGVMMSIGAVGGLLGALAGPRLGGLVGEGALLPLGLLLAGAAVVLFPLALASGPGPLALVMLSVGEFAFSFGVIVYNIMQVSMRQRVCPTRLLGRMNASIRCVVWGVMPIGSLLGGVLGERLGLAPTLWISIVGMLLGVLPVAIGPFFGMRTLPDANEA; encoded by the coding sequence ATGACCACCCCACCCACCGGCGAGCTGGCCGCGCCGCGGCTCATCCGCAGCCGCCCTTTCCTCGCGTTCTGGCTGGGGCAGGGCATCAGCCAGCTCGGCGTCCAGCTCGGCCAGCTCGCGCTCCCGGTCCTCGCCGTGAGCCTGCTCGGCGCGGGGGAGATGGACCTCGGCGTCCTGAACGCGGCCTCGATGGCCGCGTTCCTCATCGTGGGGCTGCCTGCGGGCGCCTGGGTGGACCGCTGGCTCAAGCGCCGCACCATGATCCGCGCAGACCTGGTCCGCATGGCCGCGATGTTCGCCGTGCCGCTGCTGTGGTGGGCCGGGGCCCTGCAGATGTGGCACCTCTACGTCGTCGCGGCCGTGGTGGGCGTCGCGACAGTGTTCTTCGACGTGGCCTATCAGAGCTATATCCCGCTGCTTGTGCACCGGACCCAGGTGCCCGACGCTAACGGCAAGCTCGAGTCCACAGCCCAGGTGGCGCGCATGGGCGGCCCGGCACTGGGCGGCTTCCTCCTGACCCTCGTCAGCGCCCCGGTGCTGTTCGCCGCGGAGGCGGCCGGGTACCTCGCGTCGGCACTGTGCCTGGGCAGGGTGCGCGACTCGGAGAAGGCGGCCGAGCGTGCCGAGGGCAGCAGCCTCTGGGCCGAGATCCGCGAGGGCACCGCCTTCGTGGCACGCCATGGCCTGATCCGCCGCGTTGTGGCCTGCACCGCTCTCAGCAACCTGTTCTCCTCGGTGCTGTGGGTGCTCATGCCGCTCGTGATCCTCCGTGAGCTCGGCCTCGGTCCCGTGGGGCTGGGCGTGATGATGTCGATCGGCGCGGTGGGTGGGCTCCTCGGCGCCCTCGCGGGACCGCGGCTCGGCGGACTCGTGGGGGAGGGGGCCCTGCTGCCGCTTGGGCTCCTGCTGGCAGGGGCCGCCGTCGTGCTCTTCCCCCTCGCGCTCGCCTCGGGTCCGGGTCCGCTCGCGCTCGTGATGCTGAGCGTTGGTGAGTTCGCCTTCAGCTTCGGGGTGATCGTCTACAACATCATGCAGGTCAGCATGCGTCAGCGCGTGTGCCCGACGCGGCTCCTCGGGCGCATGAACGCCTCCATCCGCTGCGTCGTGTGGGGCGTCATGCCCATCGGCTCGCTGCTCGGCGGGGTGCTCGGTGAGCGGCTAGGGCTCGCGCCCACGCTGTGGATCTCGATCGTCGGGATGCTGCTCGGCGTCCTGCCGGTGGCTATCGGCCCTTTCTTCGGCATGCGGACGCTGCCGGATGCCAACGAGGCCTGA
- a CDS encoding ArsR/SmtB family transcription factor, with amino-acid sequence MSESDEAAKGRALSSPLRLRILRMCLHHARTNKEIADLLGINPASCLHHVRTLVATGFLEAQPERRGARGAKEVPYLATRKSWSQHVDDVSPILIETFVQETAALPPEDITVWRLGLKLNEQHRNELMDKLRAVVDEYVAMPTDPDGEATSLMIAHHRDPTAD; translated from the coding sequence ATGAGCGAATCGGACGAGGCCGCGAAGGGGCGCGCACTGAGCTCTCCCCTGCGCCTCCGGATACTGCGCATGTGCCTGCACCACGCGCGCACCAACAAGGAGATCGCCGATCTGCTCGGTATCAACCCCGCCTCGTGCCTCCACCACGTCCGCACGCTCGTGGCCACCGGCTTCCTCGAGGCACAGCCCGAGCGCCGGGGCGCCCGCGGGGCCAAGGAGGTCCCCTACCTCGCCACCCGCAAGTCCTGGAGCCAGCACGTCGACGACGTCTCGCCCATCCTCATCGAGACCTTCGTCCAGGAGACCGCGGCTCTGCCACCGGAGGACATCACGGTGTGGCGTCTCGGCCTCAAGCTCAACGAGCAGCACCGCAACGAGCTCATGGACAAGCTCCGCGCGGTCGTCGACGAGTACGTCGCCATGCCCACCGACCCAGACGGCGAGGCGACCTCCCTCATGATCGCCCACCACCGCGACCCCACCGCGGACTAG
- the typA gene encoding translational GTPase TypA, which produces MTETVSTASRTDLRNVAIVAHVDHGKTTLVDAMLRQTNSFAAHGEVEDRVMDSGDLEREKGITILAKNTTVRYAGPAAAEVGEPEGITINVIDTPGHADFGGEVERGLSMVDGVVLLVDASEGPLPQTRFVLRKALAAHKPVILVVNKTDRPDARIEEVVHESMDLLLGLASDLADEVPDLDLDKVLDVPVVYAAAKVGAASLEQPADGSAPANDNLEPLFETILKHIPAPTYDPEGVLQAHVTNLDASPFLGRLALLRIYNGTLRKGQQVAWARHDGSLKTVKITELLATRALERVPAESAGPGEIVAVAGIEDITIGETLTDVENPHPLPLITVDDPAISMTVGINTSPLAGRVKGAKVTARQVKDRLDKELIGNVSIRVLPTERPDAWEVQGRGELALAILVEQMRREGFELTVGKPQVVTKKVDGQVLEPMERMTIDVPEEYLGAVTQLLAARKGRMTNMANHGTGWVRMEFMVPSRGLIGFRTKFLTDTRGAGIAASISEGYEPWHGEIEYRTNGSLIADRAGVATPFAMINLQERGTFFIQPTAEVYEGMIVGENSRADDMDVNITKEKKLTNMRSSTADNFEGLTPPRTLTLEESLEFAREDECVEITPEDIRIRKVILDSNERLKAARSRARS; this is translated from the coding sequence ATGACTGAAACTGTGTCCACCGCTTCCCGTACCGACCTCCGCAACGTCGCCATCGTCGCGCACGTCGACCACGGCAAGACCACGCTGGTCGACGCCATGCTGCGACAGACCAACTCCTTCGCCGCCCACGGCGAGGTCGAGGACCGCGTGATGGACTCGGGCGACCTCGAGCGCGAGAAGGGCATCACGATTCTCGCGAAGAACACGACGGTCCGCTACGCGGGGCCTGCCGCGGCGGAGGTGGGCGAGCCCGAGGGCATCACGATCAACGTGATCGACACGCCGGGCCACGCCGACTTCGGCGGCGAGGTGGAGCGCGGGCTGTCCATGGTGGACGGCGTCGTGCTCCTCGTGGACGCGTCCGAGGGCCCGCTCCCGCAGACCCGCTTCGTGCTGCGCAAGGCGCTCGCCGCGCACAAGCCCGTGATCCTCGTGGTCAACAAGACGGACCGCCCCGACGCGCGCATCGAGGAGGTCGTGCACGAGAGCATGGACCTCCTCCTCGGCCTGGCCTCGGACCTCGCGGACGAGGTCCCGGACCTCGACCTCGACAAGGTCCTCGACGTGCCGGTCGTGTACGCGGCCGCCAAGGTCGGCGCTGCCTCCCTCGAGCAGCCTGCCGACGGCTCGGCACCGGCCAACGACAACCTCGAGCCGCTCTTCGAGACCATCCTCAAGCACATCCCCGCGCCCACGTACGACCCCGAGGGCGTCCTCCAGGCGCACGTGACCAACCTTGACGCGTCGCCGTTCCTGGGCCGCCTCGCGCTGCTCCGCATCTACAACGGCACGCTCCGCAAGGGCCAGCAGGTCGCATGGGCCCGCCACGACGGTTCGCTCAAGACCGTCAAGATCACCGAGCTCCTCGCCACGAGGGCGCTTGAGCGCGTCCCCGCCGAGTCCGCCGGGCCGGGCGAGATCGTTGCCGTGGCCGGCATCGAGGACATCACGATCGGCGAGACGCTCACCGACGTGGAGAACCCGCACCCGCTTCCGCTCATCACGGTGGACGACCCCGCGATCTCGATGACCGTGGGCATCAACACCTCGCCGCTCGCCGGCCGGGTCAAGGGTGCCAAGGTCACGGCGCGCCAGGTGAAGGACCGCCTCGACAAGGAGCTCATCGGCAACGTCTCGATCCGAGTCCTGCCCACCGAGCGTCCGGACGCGTGGGAGGTCCAGGGCCGCGGCGAGCTCGCCCTGGCCATCCTCGTCGAGCAGATGCGTCGCGAGGGGTTCGAGCTCACGGTCGGCAAGCCGCAGGTCGTGACCAAGAAGGTTGACGGCCAGGTGCTCGAGCCCATGGAGCGCATGACGATCGACGTCCCCGAGGAGTACCTCGGCGCCGTCACCCAGCTCCTCGCCGCCCGCAAGGGCCGCATGACCAACATGGCGAACCACGGCACCGGCTGGGTCCGGATGGAGTTCATGGTCCCCTCGCGCGGCCTCATCGGCTTCCGCACCAAGTTCCTCACGGACACCCGCGGCGCGGGCATCGCGGCCTCGATCTCCGAGGGCTACGAGCCGTGGCACGGCGAGATCGAGTACCGCACGAACGGCTCGCTCATCGCGGACCGCGCCGGTGTGGCCACGCCGTTCGCGATGATCAACCTCCAGGAGCGCGGCACGTTCTTCATCCAGCCCACGGCCGAGGTGTACGAGGGCATGATCGTGGGCGAGAACTCCCGCGCCGACGACATGGATGTGAACATCACCAAGGAGAAGAAGCTCACCAACATGCGCTCCTCCACGGCGGACAACTTCGAGGGCCTGACTCCGCCGAGGACGCTCACGCTCGAGGAGTCCCTCGAGTTCGCCCGTGAGGACGAGTGCGTGGAGATCACGCCCGAGGACATCCGCATCCGCAAAGTCATCCTCGACTCCAACGAGCGCCTCAAGGCGGCCCGCAGCCGCGCCCGCAGCTAG
- a CDS encoding SGNH/GDSL hydrolase family protein: MNGGSHRAGRMALRALARALVLALAGAPLAGCAAAAAGPAPSSAPSASASATARPAPAAVPFGTAPLAITPRTTAPRRLTPPALLPLGSFAVNPATQRPEPVLGDLSRTAVLIGDSQSEPLDSWVRQGLTRAGYFVYFGGAGGTGYSVGNGKVRDYVDALRLGDWLLPDGSPGLVVVQGGGNDASRGATDAAVVSGATAIVTELRRTYPGARIVMVGTLAKSVSDGGGRRAQVDALLARTAPGLGVAFISCGDWISRYGLAGELADAVHLKTTGKARLAPVLAEALAKEGLTLR; this comes from the coding sequence ATGAACGGAGGCTCCCACCGCGCCGGACGCATGGCCCTGCGCGCGCTCGCGCGTGCCCTCGTGCTGGCCCTCGCGGGCGCGCCGCTCGCCGGGTGCGCCGCCGCGGCGGCCGGCCCCGCGCCGTCGTCCGCCCCGAGCGCCTCGGCGTCCGCGACCGCCCGGCCCGCACCGGCAGCCGTGCCGTTCGGCACGGCTCCCCTCGCCATCACCCCGCGCACGACGGCGCCCCGTCGCCTCACGCCGCCGGCCCTTCTGCCGCTGGGGTCCTTCGCCGTCAACCCGGCTACGCAGCGCCCCGAGCCGGTGCTCGGCGACCTCTCGCGCACGGCAGTCCTGATCGGCGACTCGCAGTCCGAGCCGCTGGACAGCTGGGTGCGGCAGGGCCTCACGCGCGCCGGGTACTTCGTGTACTTCGGAGGGGCCGGCGGCACGGGGTACTCCGTCGGCAACGGCAAGGTCCGCGACTACGTCGACGCCCTCAGGCTCGGCGACTGGCTGCTGCCGGACGGGAGCCCAGGGCTCGTGGTGGTGCAGGGCGGCGGGAACGACGCGTCCCGCGGAGCGACCGACGCCGCGGTCGTCTCCGGCGCCACCGCGATCGTCACCGAGCTGCGCCGCACATACCCCGGTGCGCGGATCGTCATGGTCGGCACCCTCGCGAAGTCCGTGTCCGACGGGGGCGGGCGCCGCGCTCAGGTGGATGCGCTGCTGGCGCGCACGGCACCCGGCCTCGGGGTGGCCTTCATCTCGTGCGGCGACTGGATCTCGCGGTATGGCCTCGCGGGAGAACTGGCCGACGCCGTGCACCTCAAGACCACGGGCAAGGCCCGCCTTGCGCCCGTCCTCGCGGAGGCGCTTGCGAAGGAGGGGCTCACCCTCAGGTGA
- a CDS encoding ABC transporter ATP-binding protein has product MAENLGTAGQPRRQAKGREAKRGTGIGADLVKGQKVLEVKDLSVDFGVEKEWVPAAIGLNYEVKAGEVLAIVGESGSGKSASSMALLGLLPSNSRVSGSVKLMGRELMGKDSAAATRNVRGDDVAVIFQEPMTALNPVYTIGNQIVETIRLHNPVSPDEAKARAITMLELVELPDPEKAFKSYPHQLSGGQRQRAMIAQSLSCDPKLLIADEPTTALDVTVQAEILDLMRHLKDKLNSAVILITHDMGVVADLADRIAVMRRGVIVETGTAGEIFHNPQHPYTQALLAAVPHLGQGGEGSEDDVDITAALAAATGAELDAVDTSELRERERENERALAQAEAAASHRGEPVLTLKDVAIEYPKQGRVAAFRAVEGANLTVYPGQVVGLVGESGSGKTTIGRAAVGLLPVAEGSLKVTGREISALKKNSRELHEIRRSVGMVFQDPSSSLNPRLPIGESIGEPMLLAGVAKGADLQKRVETLLDQVELPRSYRNRYPHELSGGQKQRVGIARALSLKPKLMVADEPTSALDVSVQAKVLELFQALQQELGFACLFVTHDLAVIDVLADYICVMQRGRIVEQGSRDAILRNPQEAYTQRLLAAVPLPDPEKQRERRELRELLLASGID; this is encoded by the coding sequence ATGGCTGAGAACCTCGGCACGGCGGGCCAGCCCCGCCGCCAGGCGAAGGGCCGCGAGGCCAAGAGGGGCACCGGGATCGGCGCGGACCTGGTCAAGGGCCAGAAGGTCCTCGAGGTGAAGGACCTGAGCGTCGACTTCGGCGTGGAGAAGGAGTGGGTCCCCGCGGCGATCGGCCTCAACTACGAGGTCAAGGCCGGCGAGGTCCTCGCGATCGTGGGCGAGTCCGGCTCGGGCAAGTCCGCCAGCTCCATGGCCCTGCTCGGGCTCCTGCCCTCCAACAGCCGGGTTTCGGGCAGCGTCAAGCTCATGGGACGCGAGCTCATGGGCAAGGACAGCGCCGCCGCGACCCGGAACGTGCGCGGCGACGACGTCGCCGTCATCTTCCAGGAGCCCATGACCGCGCTCAACCCGGTGTACACGATCGGCAACCAGATCGTGGAGACAATCCGCCTCCACAACCCGGTCTCGCCGGACGAGGCGAAGGCCCGCGCGATCACGATGCTCGAGCTCGTGGAGCTGCCGGACCCGGAGAAGGCCTTCAAGTCCTACCCGCACCAGCTCTCCGGCGGCCAGCGCCAGCGCGCGATGATCGCTCAGTCGCTCTCGTGCGATCCGAAGCTGCTTATCGCGGACGAGCCGACCACGGCGCTCGACGTGACGGTCCAGGCAGAGATCCTCGACCTCATGCGCCACCTCAAGGACAAGCTCAACTCGGCCGTCATCCTCATCACCCATGACATGGGCGTCGTCGCGGATCTCGCCGACCGCATCGCCGTCATGCGTCGCGGCGTGATCGTGGAGACCGGCACTGCGGGCGAGATCTTCCACAACCCGCAGCACCCGTACACGCAGGCCCTCCTCGCGGCGGTCCCGCACCTCGGCCAGGGCGGCGAGGGCAGCGAGGACGACGTCGACATCACCGCGGCGCTCGCAGCCGCCACGGGTGCGGAGCTCGACGCGGTCGACACCTCGGAGCTTAGGGAGCGTGAGCGGGAGAACGAGCGCGCGCTCGCCCAGGCTGAGGCCGCGGCCTCGCATCGCGGCGAGCCGGTCCTGACGCTCAAGGACGTCGCGATCGAGTACCCGAAGCAGGGCCGTGTGGCGGCGTTCCGCGCCGTCGAGGGCGCCAACCTGACGGTCTACCCGGGTCAGGTTGTCGGGCTCGTGGGGGAGTCCGGCTCGGGCAAGACGACGATCGGCCGGGCAGCCGTCGGGCTGCTGCCCGTCGCGGAGGGCTCGCTCAAGGTGACGGGCCGCGAGATCTCGGCCCTGAAGAAGAACTCGAGGGAGCTCCACGAGATCCGCCGCTCGGTGGGCATGGTGTTCCAGGACCCGTCCTCCTCCCTCAACCCGCGCCTGCCCATCGGCGAGTCGATCGGCGAGCCCATGCTCCTGGCGGGCGTCGCGAAGGGCGCTGACCTGCAGAAGCGGGTCGAGACGCTCCTGGACCAGGTCGAGCTGCCTCGCTCGTACCGCAACCGGTACCCGCACGAGCTCTCGGGCGGCCAGAAGCAGCGGGTCGGGATCGCCCGGGCCCTCTCGCTCAAGCCCAAGCTCATGGTCGCGGACGAGCCGACCTCCGCGCTGGACGTGTCCGTCCAGGCGAAGGTGCTCGAGCTGTTCCAGGCGCTCCAGCAGGAGCTCGGCTTCGCGTGCCTGTTCGTCACCCACGACCTCGCGGTCATCGACGTCCTCGCCGACTACATCTGCGTGATGCAGCGCGGCAGGATCGTCGAGCAGGGCAGCCGCGATGCGATCCTGCGCAACCCGCAGGAGGCCTACACGCAGCGCCTCCTCGCCGCGGTCCCGCTGCCCGACCCGGAGAAGCAGCGCGAGCGCCGCGAGCTGCGCGAGCTCCTCCTCGCGAGCGGCATCGACTAG
- a CDS encoding PH domain-containing protein: protein MSALQHAGPTDVFKARSNRLLAIALWVLAALGLVVTIVQAGLPGLRYIAPLALMAWIAWALFWRPAVVVSDAGVELVNPVRRIGVPWEALAFVDTKYALTLGTGAGRFTAWAAPGPGAMGARRARPEHLTGLPESSYGPEHTVRPGDLGNTVSGQAAILVRRRWAEEVARGAVETGRVEETPVLRTVAWGILALGVVLAAATIITFVV, encoded by the coding sequence ATGAGCGCTCTGCAGCATGCCGGCCCCACCGACGTCTTCAAAGCCCGCAGCAACAGACTGCTGGCCATTGCCCTGTGGGTGCTCGCCGCTCTGGGCCTCGTGGTCACGATCGTCCAGGCCGGGCTGCCGGGCCTGCGTTACATCGCTCCGCTCGCGCTCATGGCGTGGATCGCCTGGGCGCTGTTCTGGCGACCCGCCGTCGTGGTGAGCGACGCGGGCGTCGAACTCGTCAACCCGGTGCGCCGCATCGGCGTGCCGTGGGAGGCGCTCGCCTTCGTCGACACGAAGTACGCCCTGACCCTCGGCACCGGGGCGGGCCGGTTCACGGCGTGGGCCGCGCCGGGCCCCGGGGCGATGGGCGCCCGGCGCGCTCGCCCCGAACACCTGACTGGGCTCCCGGAGTCCAGCTACGGCCCCGAGCACACCGTGCGCCCGGGAGATCTCGGCAACACCGTGTCCGGTCAAGCGGCGATCCTCGTGCGACGCCGCTGGGCCGAGGAGGTGGCCCGCGGCGCGGTGGAGACGGGCCGGGTCGAGGAGACCCCCGTGCTGCGCACCGTCGCGTGGGGCATCCTCGCGCTGGGCGTGGTGCTGGCGGCGGCCACGATCATCACGTTCGTGGTCTGA